In the genome of Sardina pilchardus chromosome 14, fSarPil1.1, whole genome shotgun sequence, the window CGCTCAAAATCAAAAGTAAAATTCCACGACTTTCCCCTGGCTTTCCATGACCTATGATGATTGATTGTTGTTTAGAGCAGAAGATGAATAAATAGAATAAAACAAATTTGGGCTAACCACTACCACTCAAGGAAGCAGTAGAACACCAATTCTGCATGgaaatatatttggaaactgctacaacaaaattcCCTAATATTCGATGACTTTCTTCTAAATATGATAAAATCTCCTGACATTAtcaaaattccatgatattccacaAATTCCATGACCCGTGGAAAGCCTGGATGATAACATACCAGAAAGCATGAGCACAGATTTCTGCGGAGGAGTTGTACTGATCTATCCAGTGTTGCTTGGCATCATCGGACAGGACCTGACAGATCAAAATCAAACATTTAAACCTCGATCACTTCACAGaacaaaaggcaaaaaaaaaaacaattctgaaACATTACCCAGCAATTCTATTTCATTTGTCAAATGTGATGACACAACTTGAATCCAATTTTGCCTTGTCTATATTGAGCATTCTTATCTACATATGGGGCAATGTTTACCTTTTTACACTTTTTCCGGATGTCAGCATAACTCTCTTGTTTCAATTGTTTCCCTGTATTTGGTCTGTAAACCAGAAACAGCCTCTTCTTGGTATTGACCTCCGTGACCAAAAGGGCAGTTTTCTTATTGTTCCTCACCTATAAACCCATGAGGGAAATATCAAGAGTCAAACAGTAACAAGTCAGATATGTGACATCAGATCCTCATTCTTTGACAATCTTTAGATATGTAACATTACGCTTGTGTAGTGCATTTATTTTGACCAGGACCACTGGCAGTCTACTGTGCTACTCTAAACAAAAATCATGAAATTAATAAAAAACTCCTTCTTACCTGCACATAGAAGCCATCATCAGCACCATTGTGTTCTGCCCATATATGGGTGGCATCTTCCCATGACATCCCCCTCTCTACGCTCACCTGTGAAAACCAGATCATCCAGGTGAGAAGCCAGCCAACAACCACATAACTCCAACAAAACACCACATTCATGAGGTTTTTCAGAAACCTTTTTATAGCTAGAAGAACCATGTGTTCCTTCATTACGGATATAGGTGTTTACAACTCTAAACCAATGAAAAGATATCGAAGACCACTAAAAATGGGTTGTCCTTTGAACATGAGCTATTGGGCCCATAAAAGGCTCCAAATTCTTTCCTTTTTGCAGAAGTGCCATTTAACCATGATCAGATTTACATCAAGGATCCAAATACTGAAGCTATATTTATGCGTATGATTACACTACAATGCAATTTTTTAACTAGACATCCTCCATTACCATTCTGGTGAGTATGTAATCACAAGAGTGAACTTTCAATTGTCTGACTCACAGTGTACAACTCCACATGACCTGAGGTTGAATATCCAGGGGTCAAGAACTTCCTCGTGTCCGCTTTCTTCACCTTCTCATCCCCTGAGCCCAAATCTGTAGAGATGAACCAGAACAACACTGAGCACCGCTGAATTTCCCCAAGAGCAGAGATGCTCTACAACACAGAGGGGCAAACAAGAAGACTCCATTAAAAAACGCACCCAGAATTCCCATGTCATAACGTCCATTCTTCTTGGCATTCTGGATGACGGCTGTTAGTGTTTCAGCAAAGTACTGGAAGAGGGCATTCTGCTGTTGGACTGCCATCCCAAGGATCCGATTAAGGAACTTCCCAATGTTGTTATAATCTGCCGAcccagacagacatacatactgtcagcacatgtacagtatacaagcACACATGAAACTTTCGTGCAACATGAAAAAACTATTACTATCAACTCAATACAGTAAATACAACTTTTTGctttgattaaaaaataaataataataaccaaAGCCTCAGGATAAAAGAAATTGACAGGATGACCCATCAGTTTTACATTCCCAAAAAGGCGACTGACTACAAGGACACACTAGACAGTAGAAGTTGGCTGATGTGGGATTTTCTATGGCTGATGTCGACATTAAGCAGTTTAAGTATTAAGGTTTATTTGTTCATGACATGGAAACTCCTCTAACCTTTGTCCAACGTAAGGATTCCCGACCGGTCCTCGACATTGATCAGGCCAACGCCTATTAAGCCATTGCGGATTTCTGCAGAAGGAAATGTGAGGAATGTTACAAAAGCACTCATGTTAAGGTTAACGACGCAAAAGTGTGTTAAAGTGTGGTCACAAGCTTTTGCTCTCTGTACCTTTAAAGAAATCCCCTTCAAATTCCGAGGGAGGGGAAACCAGGGGAGAGTCCAGATTGACAATGGACTTCATGACTATTTCCAGCGCATTTCTTCCATACTGTGGAGGACAAAGAGGTCAGAATGGGGGGGTTCAAGGAGTCGACTTCCTCAAACTCAATACAGCAGTCAAACATCACAAACTCACTTTGTTGTCAAAGTTGAAGCGACTCAAGTCTCGCGTCTCTGTTGCTCTTCGGTCGCCGTGCGTCAGAGCCCCCTATTCAACAGACAATGAGGTTTGTACAATGCAAAATGGGTGAAAGCATGTGAAGCAATGGCAGGCAACATTTTGGGGAAACTGGGAATTTTGGGCAATTCATACAAGCCGCTTCGTATACAAACTTTAatataaacattttatcttataaTAAGCAATACGACTTAGTTTGTTTTTTCGCTTAGCTTGAAATTCTATCTAGCATGCTAGATGTAATCCTATTCTATACCTATGGTTCACTGGCGTGCTAAGCTTAACATCAGCGGTCTACTGTATCAAGTCTGATGTTGGCTAGCCACATTAAATCGCTAGAGCAACATAACAAAAACCACTGAACTTCAAGTTACGCCACTCAACAAAATCTGATAGATTGGAACACTGACTGACTATCATTTGTCCAGTGAGTATCCCACAAAAtggtaaaacaaataaaataattataaaGATAACGACACACCTACCTAAAAAACATTTCCAGTGTATTCCCGTTAATTCCAATGGAATTAACTTCCaactttgaaaaatgtgcaacCCTACCCGTACGCACTGAGCAGACCAACTACAATAAAGACTCACCAAGCTTTCCAGTCTTTTGGCAACAATCGAGGCGAATCTCTGTTCTCCTGCCAGCTCAGAGATGAGGAACACGTACTCCGGTGCTGTGACCTGATTGGATCTGTGTGTCCGGCCTAAGAGAAGAAGCAGAgcaaagacagagggagtgagacGAATGCACAAACCTGGGACTTGGCTGAAATGGACAGCACACAGGACAAATTCCTGCCGGACTGGATTACTGCCGGGAATGATCAGAAATGTTCTCAGccattagacatacagtacatacagtatgtgtgtcacgCCTGCATTCTGGCACAGGGCCTGAGAACTGTAAGCCCTGAGCCACACCTCAGACAATACTGAACGAGATTACTTCAAAACCAACACGGAGGTTAGTAGTTTTTGTAAAAGTCTAACAGGCAGGCTACACAGGTCGTGTTCTGTTTAGAGTGTGTATGCTAGCTTCCATTGTAACCAATGAacctggctacaccagatgtgatagcgGCACATAATTGAAAAAAATTAGACCAGTCTCCGAAAACTAATCTTACACTCCGACGAATATGACTTTAAAACTAACACAAAGGTCagaattgaatttccccttggggatcaataaagtatctatctatctatctaactatctagcAGTTTTATTAAAAGCCCAAGTGAAAAGGAGCCGGTGCCCAGACCACAGCTTACCGAACTGCTGGATGGCTCGGTCTGCACTCCAGGGCAGCTCCAGGGTCATGTGCACCCTCCTGCGCTGGTTCTTCACCCTGCGGTCCGCCTGCAGGGAGATACCCGAGCTGGCCGCCTCCGAGATTATGGCAATGTTCTGCGAAGACAAGCAGGGTTTTCACTCGCTAGTTCAACACCATGGGATCATCAGTAGGGACAGGGAGGAATCATGTCAGATGAATACTGGCATATTATGTCAATGGTATGCACATTACATTATGTTTCAAGATGTGTGCTATGAGATAGGCATCATAACAATCTTTTTTCTATATTTTTCTCAGGGtaagtaactttttttttactattattcaacctcttACTGTTCTACAAAGAGCTCACTACACATTTTGCTTCAGAAAGATACCTGATAAATCAGAAAGTGTTGTGTGCATATAATTGtgacacaatcacaaacaggtCCCAAAAGGTCAGTTGCCtaccttctctccatccatgaAGCGTTGTTTCTCTGTCAGGTTGAGGATCTCTACGGGAACATCCAGCTCCGAGCGGGACTCGTAGGATATGCTGCCGTCATCATTACTGACAACCCGGCCTTTGCGTCCCGTCATCTACAGAGCACCAATGCACAAAGACACTCACAAACAGTACTGCATGCAAACTCAACCACTCTGCCTGTACAGATAGAGATTTAAAAGTGCTATGAATGGTAACTACTGCTACAGTCACTGTACACGAAACATCAAACCAAATTGCTGAGGGCATGCTTGGTGtttttgcgcgtgtgtgtgtaaaattgtTGAGGGCATGCTTTGAgttttagggtgtgtgtgtgtgtgtgtccaaatccCACTGACCTCAGCCACATTCTCAGGGCCCCCGAGCTCGTCGATGAGCTCGTCCAGCGTGTTGGGGGGCAGCTGCTCCGAGagcttctccagctcctccagcaggtGGCGCTTCATCTGCTGGGCGTCCTCCACCGCGTCCTGGCTGGTCATGCAGCCATCACTATCCGCCTTAGCTGGTCAAGGAGACGAGCAGCCAGTTAGATATCAGCACCACGAGCATGAAGGAGATCTCAAACACAAACGTCCAGTCGATCTGCCGTGCCACTAACTATCCAACAACTGCCGCTTTCTCACATTCCCTCCGTATTTCTAGGGCTGCACGATTAACGATTCCACGATTGGCCAAAATGATGTTTTATTCATGATTACGCATTCAAATTCTAGACAAAAACAGTTTTCCCTAAACATATTGGATTTGCTATCTGGCTGACCCAAACTCTGGCCCCACATTTACTCAGTTAAAGGACtgcaaatatactgtaaactTGGCTGCGACATTCTTTGTACGTGCTACTTAGCTAATATTTGGGAAGACTGCAAGTGAAAGGTGGCGATCGCAAAGCTCTTTTCGTCCACAGTGCTTCAAGGGAACTGTACAGTGCAGTTAACAGCAGTCATAGGCTACATACAGGCACATCATGGTCAGACAGGTTTAAGGAGTGCTTGATTTGTTTTGTAGCAGAACCTTTTATAGGTGGATcacatactttttaatataGCTTTATCATGCATAATTGATCATGGAAAGCCAAAATCGTGATCATTGGTCACGTGATTAAGGTCAATTAATTGGGCAGCCCTATGTATCTCTTTCCATTCCTAATCCTGACCCATCCCAAATTCAATCATTACGTCTCGTTCATTTATCTAGTATGTATAAATTCATCAATTCATCAATTCATCTTAATGGCTACAATACACGTTCATCCGCATTGTTCTGCTTTTGCTACCTAACCTACAAAACCCTGAAGAACCGGATGTCCTTTCAAAGCCAAACTGGCACCTCTCACAGTTTTAGATCCAAACTCCCTTTTGCAGTACCGGACTAGCACACAAATACCACGATGCCTTAAGCGGCTATAGTTGTTTAACAAATGCGAAGAGAAGTGATCCTGATGCCGAGGGCCACATCAACCAACCTGCTGGGGTGACGGCGGTGGGCACTTTGGCGACGGGCGTGGTGAAGGCGGGCCTGGTGGAGCCCAGACCAGACGCCAGCAAGGCACTCTGAATGGAGTCCGGGTCGatgctcttcttcttcttcttccccttCTTCTCTTTGCCTTTCTTGGAGTCTTTCCGAATGAGCCAGGGATCTGGGGAGaccaatggtgtgtgtgagaaatcgTAGTTGTTCATTCTTATTTCTTAGTCCCGTTGAGACTCGTCCTCTTCCGACTCTTTCGCGGTTAATTACTCACCACCCTCGTCATCCTCGCTGGACTCGTCCCTGAAGGGGTTGAAGTCGTCTTCCTCCTCGCCGGAGCTGACCGACTTGAAGCTGTCGTCACTCTCGGCGTCCTGGTCCGACTCGTCCGATTGGCTCTCTTCGGAGCTGCTTCCAGACAGCCCTCCTGTCCGCCGCTTCCTCTTGGTCTCCTTCTTGATCTCCTGACCTGTGAAGGAGGACGGGGGGAAAACAATCTCCCATCAGCCACTGCACACGCCTAATAAACTGACCAGCTAATAAACTAAACCATTAGCATGCACATGGCGTATGGACAATACTGCTCTGGTTAACACCATAACTGATACCAACTCCTACATTGTCTATAAGCAATACATTTTCAGGGTACAGCCCATCAGCAGACCGCATATCGGTTTGTGTATTAGCATGTTAGTAGTAAGGCGCTTCACTGCATCTTTCTCATCAAGCAATCACTAGCTAGTAGCTACTGTAAATCACCCTTACTTCCACCAATCCTCACCGACAAGCCAAACTTCAGTTTgtgtactgtaatttcctgtgtatcagCCACATTGTATATAAGATGCAGGACAAtgctttatgcaagttaaaagaaactaaaccctattaataccatattaacttccccgtgtattaacctcacagctgaagaaatgttgcagaatcgatgtataagccgcggctaatagttggtgTGCTCAGGTGACCTTGAAAACCTTCAGGACACAATCAATAACCTTGGTCTAAAACCTCTTAACCCTAAAGCCTCTGCTTTGCAGGGTCCCAAGAACCACGTACAAGTGACAGTAACAAGACCATGACACACACCTTTTCTCTTGGTGCCCTTCTGGTCCTGGGCGTTGTTGTTTGCTGCGGCGACGGGTTTCTTGGAGGGCAGATCGATACCCAGCAGGCTGAAGAGCTTCTGTCTGTCAGGGGCAGGAAAGTGCTTCTCCACCAGAGACTGAAACACACCCCTGCCAGGAAACAGCCACAGAGAATGAATGGACGTAGCTAATACAGGACCCCCCATTACAGCTCTCCATTATGGACCTGTAGTGGTTGTTCTAATGACTCCCATCTGATTTTCTTAATCCATTTATATCATACTTAACCAGCagttcattcatacacacattacattcaTTCACCTCATGTCCAGCGGTTAGAGCTTAGAGAGTTTTATGAAGCTATACAATTTGACTTCTACTTCTTTTTTTGCAATGAATGTTGTACCACACCCTGATAATTCAAGGACTGCGCTACTGTAGGCTGAAGAAGGCGCCTGGGCCGAAAAATGCGTGGGGAGATTTTAAAAAAGTGTTTAAGGTATTGTTGAGTGCGGATTTAAAAACTTTACATCTACTGCCTGAATGATTCAGCAGCCAGACTAACTGAGATTAAGGTGCTGAGCTCATTATTGCGATTGTTTTCTCTAGTTAATTCCTCATAGGTTTCGCAATAAGGTGGTGTTCTGTTTGCACATGCAATCACAGTATATCCAAGAACTCCGTCTTAACGTCAAGTCaggagttcagttcagttcagctaAAGTATGACGAGTAGCGTTGGAGAGGCAGTGAGGGCACTCACTTAGCGGTGGACACAAAGTCGTTGAGCTCTCCACCTCCTTCCTCCAGGGCCTCCAGCGTCCTGGCCTCTCCTGTCGACTGGAGACCGATCACAACACACTGTGGAGGAGCAGAGGCACAACGATTAACCAGTCGTtttaactccacacacacacaccttccacctTCCTGTCTTCCTGAAAGCTTAGCTTATAGGTTAGCCAATGTTGCATAGAGATTCTTCAAAATTGCCTCAGGTATTAAAACGTCACCGCAAGATTTGTGATCTGTCTTCTATCCGATACCCAACAACATATGAAGGAGGTTAAGTATTTTCATAAACTATAAAGTTCATCACAAAtcacaaagaaaaagaaaaagaaaaattctAAAATGAGgaaagaaaaatggaaaaaaatgctGTCACTTGTCTTTAATTCTAAAATTAAATCAGTTGTAAAGTTTTAAATAAGATGCACGGCAAGGCCCCGTTTCTGTTTAAACCACCATCACAAAGTCCCACATGTCCGCTGGCATGTGCGTTCACCCATTCAACAGGACCCTCACCTTTCCGTTCTTGACCTCCTCTCGGGCGAGCTGCACGACTCGGCGCACCTTGGAGGCGATGCACAGGTATTTGAAGAAGCGTTGGTGCGCTGACCAGAACTGGCCCCACATGGACTTCTTCATGCGCTGCTCCGCGTCCATCAGGTTGGCCGCCGCCTGGAACTTCTCTCGGGCGCTTACCCACTGAGACACGCAGAGAGGAAAGAAACACTTGAGTAAGTAGTATTCTATCGAATAATAATCCACGTGGCACTGTACCTTCATTCCTTGGATTAAAGCGTCAGCTACATGTAAATTGATAAACCTTCTGAAATGAACAGCAATgccaatcaccacacacacacacacacacacacaccatcataggAAGAACACATATACCCAATTCTTCTGCTCGAACACAATCAACTACctacaaaacaaacataatCTCTAGTGTGGCGGGGGGCTGACAGACAGGTACTTTTATCACAGAGTGACAGTGACCTCACTGATAAGAGGTGATAAAAAGTGCACACAGGATATGACAATCACATGAACTCTGCTCTCTATAGCAGTGGTCAACCTCATTACGTGGGCTATTCATACATCTCTAAACTGTTCACGTGGGGGCATTGAGGGACACCCTACGGCATTATGTGTTGGATTAACGAAAGGGCATTAAACATCTGTACATACCAGCCGTACTGCCTTGTTGTACATCTTGATGTAGTCGTTAGATAAGGGGACTTCTTCGATTTTAAACGTCACACCCTGAAAGCTCAGCTGCCGTGCAATGTACATCCCTCTCAACTTCATATCCATGGCAACAATCTCCATGGCTCCCACACCCCTGAGGATTGAATAGATCGAAAACCAATATATTCAAATGAGCACTtcaacatataaacacatacacatataaactATGGTAAAGAACAATGACTCCTTCCCCTCATACACAAAGGTGCATTAAGCAAAGCTTAATTGACATATGCCAGTGGCTTtggaaaaagtgtctgctaaattaataaatgtaaagcACTATAGGCAGAATTAGAACACAACTTTCAGGAAAAACAGATTCCTGCTAATTTCCCTGACACACCCAATCTACGTGCTTAAGATTGGCCTGAAGCTGTTACTGCAGACCGAGAGCCACATACCGTCTCTCCACCGCCTGAATGAAGTTGGTGAACTCCCTGAAGGGCGTTCCTTCACCCCAAATCCCAAGGCGGTTCATGTAGGCCATGTTCCGTGGCTCCGATGCACCTAGAACGCAGATAACCAAATTACTCAAAAAGCAAACAGGACTGGGAACTATTTGCAAATGAGCACAaagttgtgaagtgtgtgggtgcttttttcccccaccattCTGATGTGCCATTTCTGCATGTCACTTTACCTGTGGCGCTGGCATAGACCACCCGGGCTTTGGGCAATTTGTTCTGTAGCTCCAGCACAGCCAAACCGGTCTTTGTGGGTTTTGAAGACCCAATCGGACAAACATTTTTGGCTTTGTGACACTCATCAAATACAATCTGACAGGAACAGTCAAGGGAAGAACCCACAAATGCAAACATGATAGTGATGACCTAAATGTTAATGACATGTTCCTCAGGACTCAGGTCTCCCATTAAACAGGAAGTCAAACATCAATATTTATTAATTCATGCCCGATGCAAAGAGAGCAAATCTTACATTAACCTAATTTTCATCATAACTAGAACGTTATGGTAACCTTTAGATTTGACAGCTTTCAAATATCTGTGCAGCAATGCATGCTTTTGGCAAAGCTAGACAACACTGATTAAAGTGCACCAGACAGGCATGTTACGAAACAGCTAAACAAACATATCTAGGCATGGACTCCTCAAGGGAAATCCTGGAAGAAATCATTTTTATGGAGGGGGGGTTACACATACAGAAAGATTAGGCGCTTCCTTTGTTTATTGCACAGGTGTTACTTCCCTACAGCCCAGTGTGTTTACTGATTGAAAGGATACAACTCCGTCAAAGTCATCCCCACACCAGTGCAGTAGCTGCTTAAATCGGGTCTTGTACTTCCCTCCCGACTGGCTCTCTCCGATGAGGGACGAGTAGGTGGCAAAGATCACTCCTTTCTTAACGCTACCGTTGTGCTTCGAGGAGATCTTCCCGTATTTAAACTGGAAAAAGAAAACggacaaaaaacacaaataaataagtcaGTGGTGTAGGCATGTGTGGGAGTGAGAGCAGGAGCTGTGATGAGTGGGTCGGAACATGAGTCACGAGCAGCAACTGGTGAAGTGTTAAGACTTAGAGAAAGGAAAGCATTTTCAACACCCAATTGGACTCCGGGTCCTCGGCACAGGCAAGAATCAGGAACAAAGAGTTCATGTtccaaaaagaaacaaaatggaAACCCTTTAGTAATGCCACATTCTTTCTGACCTTCATGTCTCATCAAAGAATAAAGCCTCAAGGGTCAAACTTCTCCCATTGATTGCATTTATTAGGAACTGTCTATTCATAGTATATAGATGTGGACACAGCTCCCTTACGGCTACTGTAACGCTCATGGCTGCTC includes:
- the sbno1 gene encoding protein strawberry notch homolog 1 isoform X2; translated protein: MSQMMDPGQDLLLAALSESGICPNDLFDLDPQDTAPPPVPQQSVSVSALDGVSLAAEAAGIMRLEPGQSPTPVPTTTTTIIRKPQPSTTTFVLNQLNQLPSLGTIVVTKPASGSSGRQTITVTKVVHARGMSPAAVMASSSPVCSVVPPGREQVKLKDLLRPGALKTSSLGELMKLKPPADIAPPVATATAAKIIVVSSKMMSRAAELNNGVKKEVTSKDVARIWVNEDLKMRSFSPTNIPHIKEEEEPEEEEEEEMGHAETYAEYMPMKLKTGLRHPDPVVETSSLSSVNPPDVWYRMAVPEEIIDRGWLSALQLEAITYASQQHETFLPNQDRAAYLIGDGAGVGKGRTIAGIIYENYLLGRKRSLWFSVSNDLKYDAERDLRDIGAKNIQVHSLNKFKYGKISSKHNGSVKKGVIFATYSSLIGESQSGGKYKTRFKQLLHWCGDDFDGVIVFDECHKAKNVCPIGSSKPTKTGLAVLELQNKLPKARVVYASATGASEPRNMAYMNRLGIWGEGTPFREFTNFIQAVERRGVGAMEIVAMDMKLRGMYIARQLSFQGVTFKIEEVPLSNDYIKMYNKAVRLWVSAREKFQAAANLMDAEQRMKKSMWGQFWSAHQRFFKYLCIASKVRRVVQLAREEVKNGKCVVIGLQSTGEARTLEALEEGGGELNDFVSTAKGVFQSLVEKHFPAPDRQKLFSLLGIDLPSKKPVAAANNNAQDQKGTKRKGQEIKKETKRKRRTGGLSGSSSEESQSDESDQDAESDDSFKSVSSGEEEDDFNPFRDESSEDDEGDPWLIRKDSKKGKEKKGKKKKKSIDPDSIQSALLASGLGSTRPAFTTPVAKVPTAVTPAAKADSDGCMTSQDAVEDAQQMKRHLLEELEKLSEQLPPNTLDELIDELGGPENVAEMTGRKGRVVSNDDGSISYESRSELDVPVEILNLTEKQRFMDGEKNIAIISEAASSGISLQADRRVKNQRRRVHMTLELPWSADRAIQQFGRTHRSNQVTAPEYVFLISELAGEQRFASIVAKRLESLGALTHGDRRATETRDLSRFNFDNKYGRNALEIVMKSIVNLDSPLVSPPSEFEGDFFKEIRNGLIGVGLINVEDRSGILTLDKDYNNIGKFLNRILGMAVQQQNALFQYFAETLTAVIQNAKKNGRYDMGILDLGSGDEKVKKADTRKFLTPGYSTSGHVELYTVSVERGMSWEDATHIWAEHNGADDGFYVQVRNNKKTALLVTEVNTKKRLFLVYRPNTGKQLKQESYADIRKKCKKVLSDDAKQHWIDQYNSSAEICAHAFWRGNCKKASAGLQCEIGLRCRTYFVLCGSVLSVWTKVEGVLASVSGTNVKMQIVRLRTEDGQRIVGLLIPANCVSPLTNLLSSSDQSQQLAVQQQQMWQQLHPQSLSHSANT
- the sbno1 gene encoding protein strawberry notch homolog 1 isoform X3 — its product is MMDPGQDLLLAALSESGICPNDLFDLDPQDTAPPPVPQQSVSVSALDGVSLAAEAAGIMRLEPGQSPTPVPTTTTTIIRQKPQPSTTTFVLNQLNQLPSLGTIVVTKPASGSSGRQTITVTKVVHARGMSPAAVMASSSPVCSVVPPGREQVKLKDLLRPGALKTSSLGELMKLKPPADIAPPVATATAAKIIVVSSKMMSRAAELNNGVKKEVTSKDVARIWVNEDLKMRSFSPTNIPHIKEEEEPEEEEEEEMGHAETYAEYMPMKLKTGLRHPDPVVETSSLSSVNPPDVWYRMAVPEEIIDRGWLSALQLEAITYASQQHETFLPNQDRAAYLIGDGAGVGKGRTIAGIIYENYLLGRKRSLWFSVSNDLKYDAERDLRDIGAKNIQVHSLNKFKYGKISSKHNGSVKKGVIFATYSSLIGESQSGGKYKTRFKQLLHWCGDDFDGVIVFDECHKAKNVCPIGSSKPTKTGLAVLELQNKLPKARVVYASATGASEPRNMAYMNRLGIWGEGTPFREFTNFIQAVERRGVGAMEIVAMDMKLRGMYIARQLSFQGVTFKIEEVPLSNDYIKMYNKAVRLWVSAREKFQAAANLMDAEQRMKKSMWGQFWSAHQRFFKYLCIASKVRRVVQLAREEVKNGKCVVIGLQSTGEARTLEALEEGGGELNDFVSTAKGVFQSLVEKHFPAPDRQKLFSLLGIDLPSKKPVAAANNNAQDQKGTKRKGQEIKKETKRKRRTGGLSGSSSEESQSDESDQDAESDDSFKSVSSGEEEDDFNPFRDESSEDDEGDPWLIRKDSKKGKEKKGKKKKKSIDPDSIQSALLASGLGSTRPAFTTPVAKVPTAVTPAAKADSDGCMTSQDAVEDAQQMKRHLLEELEKLSEQLPPNTLDELIDELGGPENVAEMTGRKGRVVSNDDGSISYESRSELDVPVEILNLTEKQRFMDGEKNIAIISEAASSGISLQADRRVKNQRRRVHMTLELPWSADRAIQQFGRTHRSNQVTAPEYVFLISELAGEQRFASIVAKRLESLGALTHGDRRATETRDLSRFNFDNKYGRNALEIVMKSIVNLDSPLVSPPSEFEGDFFKEIRNGLIGVGLINVEDRSGILTLDKDYNNIGKFLNRILGMAVQQQNALFQYFAETLTAVIQNAKKNGRYDMGILDLGSGDEKVKKADTRKFLTPGYSTSGHVELYTVSVERGMSWEDATHIWAEHNGADDGFYVQVRNNKKTALLVTEVNTKKRLFLVYRPNTGKQLKQESYADIRKKCKKVLSDDAKQHWIDQYNSSAEICAHAFWRGNCKKASAGLQCEIGLRCRTYFVLCGSVLSVWTKVEGVLASVSGTNVKMQIVRLRTEDGQRIVGLLIPANCVSPLTNLLSSSDQSQQLAVQQQQMWQQLHPQSLSHSANT
- the sbno1 gene encoding protein strawberry notch homolog 1 isoform X1, producing MSQMMDPGQDLLLAALSESGICPNDLFDLDPQDTAPPPVPQQSVSVSALDGVSLAAEAAGIMRLEPGQSPTPVPTTTTTIIRQKPQPSTTTFVLNQLNQLPSLGTIVVTKPASGSSGRQTITVTKVVHARGMSPAAVMASSSPVCSVVPPGREQVKLKDLLRPGALKTSSLGELMKLKPPADIAPPVATATAAKIIVVSSKMMSRAAELNNGVKKEVTSKDVARIWVNEDLKMRSFSPTNIPHIKEEEEPEEEEEEEMGHAETYAEYMPMKLKTGLRHPDPVVETSSLSSVNPPDVWYRMAVPEEIIDRGWLSALQLEAITYASQQHETFLPNQDRAAYLIGDGAGVGKGRTIAGIIYENYLLGRKRSLWFSVSNDLKYDAERDLRDIGAKNIQVHSLNKFKYGKISSKHNGSVKKGVIFATYSSLIGESQSGGKYKTRFKQLLHWCGDDFDGVIVFDECHKAKNVCPIGSSKPTKTGLAVLELQNKLPKARVVYASATGASEPRNMAYMNRLGIWGEGTPFREFTNFIQAVERRGVGAMEIVAMDMKLRGMYIARQLSFQGVTFKIEEVPLSNDYIKMYNKAVRLWVSAREKFQAAANLMDAEQRMKKSMWGQFWSAHQRFFKYLCIASKVRRVVQLAREEVKNGKCVVIGLQSTGEARTLEALEEGGGELNDFVSTAKGVFQSLVEKHFPAPDRQKLFSLLGIDLPSKKPVAAANNNAQDQKGTKRKGQEIKKETKRKRRTGGLSGSSSEESQSDESDQDAESDDSFKSVSSGEEEDDFNPFRDESSEDDEGDPWLIRKDSKKGKEKKGKKKKKSIDPDSIQSALLASGLGSTRPAFTTPVAKVPTAVTPAAKADSDGCMTSQDAVEDAQQMKRHLLEELEKLSEQLPPNTLDELIDELGGPENVAEMTGRKGRVVSNDDGSISYESRSELDVPVEILNLTEKQRFMDGEKNIAIISEAASSGISLQADRRVKNQRRRVHMTLELPWSADRAIQQFGRTHRSNQVTAPEYVFLISELAGEQRFASIVAKRLESLGALTHGDRRATETRDLSRFNFDNKYGRNALEIVMKSIVNLDSPLVSPPSEFEGDFFKEIRNGLIGVGLINVEDRSGILTLDKDYNNIGKFLNRILGMAVQQQNALFQYFAETLTAVIQNAKKNGRYDMGILDLGSGDEKVKKADTRKFLTPGYSTSGHVELYTVSVERGMSWEDATHIWAEHNGADDGFYVQVRNNKKTALLVTEVNTKKRLFLVYRPNTGKQLKQESYADIRKKCKKVLSDDAKQHWIDQYNSSAEICAHAFWRGNCKKASAGLQCEIGLRCRTYFVLCGSVLSVWTKVEGVLASVSGTNVKMQIVRLRTEDGQRIVGLLIPANCVSPLTNLLSSSDQSQQLAVQQQQMWQQLHPQSLSHSANT